One Egicoccus halophilus genomic region harbors:
- a CDS encoding homoserine dehydrogenase: MDRVLRIGLLGCGTVGGGVVTLLSGEVDDITARTGARLEVVRIAVRDLDKASARGLPVSRDVFTTDPSAVVEDPDVDVVVEVMGGLDPAGGLIRRALELGKPVVTANKELVADAGPELYEAARAAGVDFAYEAAVAGAIPIIRPLKESLAGDRVTRVVGILNGTTNYILTKMSEEGADYAEVLADAQRLGYAEADPTADVGGHDAAAKCAILASLAFDTVVHASDVFREGIAAITATDLRVADRLGYVVKLVGIASEVDDRVGARVHPVFLPKEHPLASVRDAFNAVYVEAEAAGQLMFYGRGAGAMPTASAVVGDVIDVARNLLQTARGAAESVHRAKAIRPIEDLQTQYYVLLAVDDQAGVLADVARTFGDHGVSIAQVWQEGAGDSAQLVLITHRAREGDLQQTVGALAAMTNVRSVASVLRVESEVFAS; this comes from the coding sequence TTGGACCGTGTTCTGCGCATCGGCCTGCTCGGCTGTGGCACCGTCGGGGGCGGTGTCGTCACGCTGCTGTCCGGCGAGGTCGACGACATCACGGCCCGGACGGGCGCGCGTCTCGAGGTGGTCCGCATCGCGGTCCGCGACCTCGACAAGGCGAGCGCCCGGGGACTGCCGGTGTCCCGGGACGTCTTCACCACCGACCCCTCGGCCGTGGTCGAGGACCCGGACGTCGACGTGGTCGTCGAGGTGATGGGTGGGCTCGACCCCGCGGGGGGCCTGATCCGTCGGGCCCTCGAGCTGGGCAAGCCGGTCGTCACCGCGAACAAGGAACTGGTCGCCGACGCCGGGCCGGAGCTGTACGAGGCCGCACGGGCTGCCGGTGTCGACTTCGCCTACGAGGCCGCCGTCGCGGGGGCGATCCCCATCATCCGCCCCCTGAAGGAGTCGCTGGCGGGCGATCGCGTCACGCGGGTGGTCGGCATCCTCAACGGCACGACGAACTACATCCTCACGAAGATGAGCGAGGAGGGTGCCGACTACGCCGAGGTGCTGGCCGACGCGCAGAGGCTCGGGTACGCCGAGGCCGACCCGACCGCCGACGTCGGTGGCCACGACGCCGCCGCGAAGTGCGCGATCCTCGCCTCGTTGGCGTTCGACACCGTCGTGCATGCCTCCGACGTGTTCCGCGAGGGCATCGCCGCCATCACCGCCACCGACCTGCGCGTGGCCGACCGGCTCGGCTACGTCGTCAAGCTCGTCGGGATCGCCAGCGAGGTCGACGACCGGGTCGGCGCCCGCGTCCATCCGGTGTTCCTGCCCAAGGAGCACCCGCTGGCCAGCGTCCGTGACGCGTTCAACGCCGTGTACGTCGAGGCCGAGGCCGCCGGTCAGCTGATGTTCTACGGCCGTGGGGCCGGCGCGATGCCGACCGCCTCGGCCGTCGTCGGCGACGTCATCGACGTGGCGCGCAACCTGCTGCAGACCGCCCGCGGCGCCGCCGAGTCGGTGCACCGCGCGAAGGCGATCCGCCCCATCGAGGACCTGCAGACCCAGTACTACGTGCTGCTGGCCGTCGACGACCAGGCCGGCGTGCTGGCCGACGTGGCCCGGACCTTCGGTGACCACGGCGTGTCGATCGCGCAGGTGTGGCAGGAGGGTGCGGGCGACTCGGCCCAGCTGGTGCTGATCACCCACCGGGCGCGGGAGGGCGACCTGCAGCAGACCGTCGGTGCCCTGGCCGCGATGACCAACGTCCGCAGCGTCGCCAGCGTGCTGCGGGTCGAGTCGGAGGTGTTCGCGTCATGA
- a CDS encoding GNAT family N-acetyltransferase, whose translation MGGSGGLRRVDERLGLAVLRTSLSGRSLVTYARDHVSVRTPSRPDFRDGNTLDLLAVPTPDDLERWTTRFDETIGVLGARQARLRWEVPLPDDAPPAAPTPDPALRRAADVLGLHLEPLTVLLLDELHAPPAAPVTIAPVPPPSAVDPQPTDRRWHAATVLYRYDADDVGDPERWRAWDEEFVAWSVDVQRELATAERAQVWVAQRHGAPVARATLVHDRQGLAAVEDVIVHPVHRGLGVAAALTHAAVTGHLHLEPDARVGVGAEPGGRAEQIYRRLGFVPHATVWTATGRHLRP comes from the coding sequence GTGGGCGGCAGCGGAGGTCTGCGCCGGGTCGACGAGCGGTTGGGCCTGGCCGTGCTGCGCACGTCGCTGTCGGGTCGGTCGCTGGTCACCTACGCACGCGACCACGTCAGCGTCCGGACCCCGTCGCGTCCCGACTTCCGCGACGGCAACACCCTCGACCTGCTGGCGGTGCCGACCCCCGACGACCTCGAGCGCTGGACGACGCGCTTCGACGAGACGATCGGTGTCCTCGGTGCCCGGCAGGCCCGCCTGCGGTGGGAGGTGCCGCTGCCCGACGACGCGCCGCCGGCCGCTCCGACCCCGGACCCGGCGTTGCGACGCGCGGCCGACGTGCTGGGGTTGCACCTCGAACCCCTGACCGTGCTGCTGCTCGACGAGCTGCACGCCCCCCCGGCCGCGCCCGTCACGATCGCACCCGTCCCGCCGCCGTCGGCGGTGGACCCGCAGCCGACCGACCGTCGTTGGCACGCGGCGACGGTGCTGTACCGCTACGACGCCGACGACGTCGGTGATCCCGAGCGGTGGCGGGCCTGGGACGAGGAGTTCGTCGCCTGGAGCGTCGACGTGCAGCGGGAGCTCGCGACGGCCGAGCGCGCCCAGGTGTGGGTCGCGCAGCGGCACGGTGCTCCGGTCGCCCGCGCCACGCTCGTCCACGACCGCCAGGGGCTCGCGGCCGTCGAGGACGTGATCGTCCACCCCGTGCACCGGGGGCTCGGGGTCGCCGCCGCGCTGACCCACGCCGCGGTCACCGGCCATCTGCACCTCGAGCCCGACGCACGCGTCGGGGTCGGTGCCGAACCGGGCGGACGTGCCGAACAGATCTACCGCCGCCTCGGCTTCGTCCCGCACGCCACGGTCTGGACCGCGACCGGCCGTCACCTGCGCCCGTAG